The Notoacmeibacter ruber DNA segment TGGGCAGATTCCGGCCTTTCCGAATGACCGCCGCGAACCAGATGGTGTGCAAAGTCCGAGCGGAGAACACCATGGCCCATTTGCCCCAAGAGATGACCGTCATAGAGATCGCCGAACCCGGCGGGCCCGAAGTGCTGAAACTGGGGCGGCGTTCGCTTCCTTCGCTGCGGGCCGGAGATGTTCTGATCCGGGTCGAGGCGGCGGGTATCAATCGGCCGGATGTCTTTCAGAGGAAGGGTCTTTATCCGGCTCCCGATGGCGCATCCGATCTGCCCGGGCTGGAGGTCGCCGGGCGGATCGCAAAGATCGGCGAGGGCGTCACGCAATGGAAAGAGGGTGACGCGGTTTGCGCGCTGACGCCCGGGGGCGGCTACGCACACTATGTCGCTGTCGCGGCCGGCCACTGCCTTCCGGTGCCGGAAGGGCTGTCGATGATCGAGGCGGCTGCGCTTCCCGAAACCGCCTTCACCGTGTGGCACAATGTCTTTCAGAGGGGCGGTCTCAGCGAAGGCGAGAGCCTCCTCGTTCATGGGGGCACGAGCGGTATTGGTACGATGGCGATACAATTGGCGAAGGCCCGCGGCGCAAGAGCTTTCGCGACCGCAGGGAGCGCCGAGAAATGCGAGGCTGCAGAGAAGCTGGGCGCCGAGCGATGCGTCAATTACCGGGAAGAAGACTTCGTCGAAGTGTTTCAGGACGCGACAGGCGGTAAGGGTATCGATGTTATCCTCGATATGGTCGGCGGCGATTATGCGCCACGCAACCACAAGCTCGCTGCCACAGGGGGTCGGATTGTGCAGATCGCCACGCTTGGCGGAGCGAAACAGGAGGTGGACCTATCGCTCCTGATGCGCAAGCGGCTCACGCATACCGGCTCCACTCTCAGGCCACGATCGGATGATTTCAAAGCGGCACTGGCTAGGGAACTGCACGAAGAGGCTTGGCCGCTGATCGAAGCCGGCAAGGTGCGTCCGCTCATCGACAGGACAGTGGCTCTGGAAGATGCGGCCGAGGCTCATCGATGGATGGAACAGGGCGATCATATCGGCAAGATCGTGATGACCGTGGAGCACGAAGCCAACTAGTCTTCGAACATGCGACGGCACGACCGAAGGATGCCGACCACGTGCAGGCGTGATGCGCTCAGACCGCCCTCTGGCCCAGTGCGTCATGGATAAGACCGCGCACGGCATCGCGGTCGTAGGGCTTGGAGATGCAGCAACGATCTCCAAGAGATTCGGGAATCTTCAAATTCTCGCCATAGCCGGTCGCAAATCCGAAGGGAATGCCGCGTTCTCTCAGAATTTCAGCCACGGGAAAGCTTGTCGCGGAGCCGAGATTGACGTCCAGAATGGCGAAATCGAGTTCGGACTGTTCGGCAATCGCTTTCGCATCGGAAAGGTTACTGGCAACATCGACGGTCAGCGCACCGTATTCCAGCAGAAGATCCTCAAGTTCCATGGCGAGGATGAGATTGTCCTCTGCGACCAGAAAGCGTTTCGGCTGGCCTGACTCGATCTGACGAGAAATATCCCGCTTTCGTTTCGCATCCGGCTCGGCCGGCCTTTCCGTGCTTTCGGGCGCCGGCTTGACGTGTTTCCGGGGCAGTTCGAACTTGGCATGAAGACCTGAGAGTTCGAAGTCGAGCGTCGCCCTTCCGTTGAGCTCGTAGGGGACGGAGCGCTCGACGATCGTCGAGCCGAAACCCCGACGCTGCGGCGCTTTCACGGCCGGGCCCCCGCGTTCCAGCCAGTCGATGGTAAAGATCCCATCCTCTTCCATGGTCGTGGTCACGTCCACATGACCGGCAGAGGCTGAAAGAGCGCCGTATTTCGCACTATTGGTGGTCAGTTCGTGGATGACCAGAGCCAGTGTCGCGAAGGCTTCCGGCTCAAGCAGGCAATCATCGCCGACGATGCGAATACGATCCTTGCTCTCGCCGAGATAGCTGGCGGCCTCGACCTCGATCATGCGGTGCAGGGACGCTGCGGACCAGTTCTGCTTGGTGATCTGGTCGTGCGCGCGTGCCAGAGACTGGATGCGCGTATCAAGAATGTTGATATAGTCGCTAACCGAAAGGTTCGTACCCCGGCTCTGGCTGACGATACCCTTCACCAGCGAAAGAATGTTTCGAACCCTGTGGTTCAGTTCGGCGATGAGCAGTTCCTGCCGCTCTTGCGCCTGCTTCCTCTCGCGCGCGACCTCGTCGGTAAAGCGAAGAACCACTTCGAGCATCACCATACGCAACTGCTCGGCGACCCGCAGATCGCTGCCCGACCACATCTCGCTTTGGCCGCGCTGTTCCTTCTGCCAGGCTTCGAAGCTCTTGCGGGGATTGAGCCGGACGCCATTGGGGCCGGCGACGACCGGTTTGTCGGGGTTTCCAGCCCATGTCACCGTCTTCACGACCTCGCGGCGGAAGAAAATAATGTAATCGCGCGGGCTGCGGCTGATCGGAATGGCCAACATTCCCGCCGCGCGGTCGGCAAAGGTTTCCGCACCGCCAAAAGCGCTGCCGATATGATGGGTCGAGAAAATCTGGTTGCCGGAATCCGTGTTCAGAAAGCGGACGATTTTCACCAGTTCGTCGTCGGACGGGGCAGAGCCATAAGTTTGCCGGTTCTTGTCGATGACGATCGCGAAACCATCGGCGGACAGCAGTTTCGAGATCTCCCTCAAAACAGGAGTCACGCCGTGAATAGGGTCGCTGCTCGGCGAAATGGATGCCGAAAACGTATTGGTCAGCCGGCGAACCTCTTCATCCGACCTGCGCTCTTCGTCGGAAAGGCGGGTCGAGAGCATCAGCGAGAACAGTTCGCCGAACATCTCGGCGACGCCGCGCTTGAGATGATCGACCACGATCGGCGTCTCGTGGTGGCAGGCGAACAGCCCCCAGAGTCGCCCGTTGATGACGATCGATATGCTCATCGACGCCGATACATCCATATTGCGAAGGTATTCCAGATGGATGGGCGAGACGCTGCGCAGGATCGAAGAGGACAGGTCGATCGGCTCGCCGCGAATGTTTCGCGCGGGCGTCACGGGTACACCGTCTTCGGCCGTGTTGGCGATCAGACGGATCGGGTGTTTCAGATAAAGCGCGCGTGCCTGTTTCGGAATATCGCTGGCGGGATAGCGCAGACCAAGAAACGGATGCAGCCGGCTCTGCCGTGCTTCTGCAATCACCTCACCGGAGCCATCCTGCAGAAACTGATAGACCATCACCCGGTCGAAGCCGATGATGAACTGCAGATAGCGCGCCGCATCCTGGCAGAGGCGTTGGACCGACTCATGCCGGGCCAGGCGTGGCAGGGCGTTGCGGACCAGAAGCAGCTCTTCATCCTGCGCATCGGATGATCGGGAGGGCTCCAGTTCCAGTACGGTCGTTCCGGTCTCGGGGATGACGTGAAGCGTCACGTCGAAACGCGCGCCTGTCTCCGCGATGGGCAGGTCGCGCAATCGTTCACGCGGGCTGTGAAGGGAAAGAGTCTGGATGCGGTTGCGGATCGTATCGATCGACTGTTGCGAGAAGAACCGGACGAGCGGCTCGCCGATCATGGCCTCCGCTTCCACATCGAGAAACGTTCCGACATTCTCGGAAACGTGGCTGACGATCCAGTCCGAGGAGACGGCGATGAGAAAGCCGAAACTCTGAACCTTGCCGAGCAGATGGATCGGTTCGCGGTCGCAATTGGTCAGGTCGACTGAGAACTGATCAACATCGAAATAATCGCTCATGGAAGGGTCTTGTTGCTTCTGCCGTGCGTTTGGGCCATGGCCGCACGCTGATAAACCTCGAATGTATGGCGCGCCGCATTGACGGCATCACCATGCGATATGCCCTCTTTATCGGCCTCGTCCAGCACGCTCACAAAACCGGCCCATAGACGCTCGCCTTGGCCATGGCCGAGGAATCGTGTCGGAAAACGCGGATCGCCTTGCGGCACACGCTCCATCAGGAGCCGCGCGCCCATGCGCGAGCCTTCCAGTACATAAGCCGCACCGAGACGCGCCGCAGGCGAGGAAAGGTCGGCGTCGATGTCGATCGCGGCAACGCTCTCCTGAAAAGGCAGTTCGGCGAGGTCCTCGGCGAGAGCCTGGCGCCTCTGCCGTGCCGACCAATCCGGCAGTTCGTGCGCAATGCCGGCCTCTTCCAGCGCCCGTTCATAGGCCGGCAGCACCGCTGCATGGGTCGCGAGAAACGCGGCATAGTCCTTCGCATCGTCGAGGCGAAAGGCGCTCATCTCGTCATCCAGCGCCTGATGGGCATGGCGTGTTTCATCGCGCAGGGCCATTCTGAGCCGCTGCGATCTGCCTTGGTCCTGCGCTGTGGAATTGTCGTCACGATACATGAATATATGTCATTGCTAAAGTGAAAGGCGAAGCGGTTGCACACTCGTCGGGAGTTCGCAACAATTAAGATTGAAGGATGGCGCCCGCTGGCGCAATCTTCCGTTTCCACTCCCTTATTTAGGCGTCGGTACCATCGAAAGAAGGTGCATCCCGCTCGTCCCGCTCTGGCGTGGTCGCGCCGGCGCCCTCAAAGAAAGAGGGAAGGGGATTTCAGCGTGTTTTGGCGCTTCCGTGCAGGCGAGAACGCCTCTATATGAGCGGCCATGACAGACACACCGCGCTCCCATATCCGCAATTTCTCCATCGTGGCCCATATCGACCACGGCAAGTCCACGCTCGCGGACCGGCTGATCCAATCGACGGGATCGCTGGAAGAGCGCGAGATGAAGGACCAGATCCTCGACGCGATGGATATCGAGCGCGAGCGCGGCATCACCATCAAGGCCAATACCGTCCGCCTCGAATATGATGC contains these protein-coding regions:
- a CDS encoding NAD(P)H-quinone oxidoreductase, with translation MAHLPQEMTVIEIAEPGGPEVLKLGRRSLPSLRAGDVLIRVEAAGINRPDVFQRKGLYPAPDGASDLPGLEVAGRIAKIGEGVTQWKEGDAVCALTPGGGYAHYVAVAAGHCLPVPEGLSMIEAAALPETAFTVWHNVFQRGGLSEGESLLVHGGTSGIGTMAIQLAKARGARAFATAGSAEKCEAAEKLGAERCVNYREEDFVEVFQDATGGKGIDVILDMVGGDYAPRNHKLAATGGRIVQIATLGGAKQEVDLSLLMRKRLTHTGSTLRPRSDDFKAALARELHEEAWPLIEAGKVRPLIDRTVALEDAAEAHRWMEQGDHIGKIVMTVEHEAN
- a CDS encoding HWE histidine kinase domain-containing protein, which gives rise to MSDYFDVDQFSVDLTNCDREPIHLLGKVQSFGFLIAVSSDWIVSHVSENVGTFLDVEAEAMIGEPLVRFFSQQSIDTIRNRIQTLSLHSPRERLRDLPIAETGARFDVTLHVIPETGTTVLELEPSRSSDAQDEELLLVRNALPRLARHESVQRLCQDAARYLQFIIGFDRVMVYQFLQDGSGEVIAEARQSRLHPFLGLRYPASDIPKQARALYLKHPIRLIANTAEDGVPVTPARNIRGEPIDLSSSILRSVSPIHLEYLRNMDVSASMSISIVINGRLWGLFACHHETPIVVDHLKRGVAEMFGELFSLMLSTRLSDEERRSDEEVRRLTNTFSASISPSSDPIHGVTPVLREISKLLSADGFAIVIDKNRQTYGSAPSDDELVKIVRFLNTDSGNQIFSTHHIGSAFGGAETFADRAAGMLAIPISRSPRDYIIFFRREVVKTVTWAGNPDKPVVAGPNGVRLNPRKSFEAWQKEQRGQSEMWSGSDLRVAEQLRMVMLEVVLRFTDEVARERKQAQERQELLIAELNHRVRNILSLVKGIVSQSRGTNLSVSDYINILDTRIQSLARAHDQITKQNWSAASLHRMIEVEAASYLGESKDRIRIVGDDCLLEPEAFATLALVIHELTTNSAKYGALSASAGHVDVTTTMEEDGIFTIDWLERGGPAVKAPQRRGFGSTIVERSVPYELNGRATLDFELSGLHAKFELPRKHVKPAPESTERPAEPDAKRKRDISRQIESGQPKRFLVAEDNLILAMELEDLLLEYGALTVDVASNLSDAKAIAEQSELDFAILDVNLGSATSFPVAEILRERGIPFGFATGYGENLKIPESLGDRCCISKPYDRDAVRGLIHDALGQRAV
- a CDS encoding biliverdin-producing heme oxygenase; translation: MALRDETRHAHQALDDEMSAFRLDDAKDYAAFLATHAAVLPAYERALEEAGIAHELPDWSARQRRQALAEDLAELPFQESVAAIDIDADLSSPAARLGAAYVLEGSRMGARLLMERVPQGDPRFPTRFLGHGQGERLWAGFVSVLDEADKEGISHGDAVNAARHTFEVYQRAAMAQTHGRSNKTLP